TTCCGTGGAATAAGAAGTAAAGAACTTGAATGAGGCCGCGAAGGTAGGCTAAAAATGATAGATTAAAGAAGGAAGAGATAACATTACCTCATGTCTTTGTTCAACCTTACTCAGGTTTAGCCCGATTAACTACGGTTTAGACAGGCCCTGCGAAAGAGGAAAGTCAATAGGAAGGCTTCTATCGTTTTACCCGCCGAGCGGCTAATTTAGGCCTTTGCAGCCATTTCAGTGTCGCTCCTGTTTTCAGCTATTAAACCCGCCCCTGACTCCAAGGATTGGTATAGACGATTTAGTATAGAAGTGAAGGTAACGCTTCTTATTTTCCCACTATCTCTTTTCTGAAATGCTTCCCCCAGTTGCGTAATTCGACCAACAGGTCTTTCATCGACAGGCCCAGAGGCGTCAGGGCGTATTCTACCGTGATGGGCATACTGTCGTACAGCGTACGGGTAATGAGCTGATTTTCTTCCAGTGCCTTTAGTTCCTGCGAAAGCATTTTGGGCGAGATCTCCGGAATATCCCGCTGGATTTCACCGAAGCGTTTGTTGCCATACGTCAGGGAGATGATAATGGGAATCCGCCATTTGC
This region of Siphonobacter curvatus genomic DNA includes:
- a CDS encoding winged helix-turn-helix transcriptional regulator; the protein is MKSTEPACQYELKVAKDAMEVIQGKWRIPIIISLTYGNKRFGEIQRDIPEISPKMLSQELKALEENQLITRTLYDSMPITVEYALTPLGLSMKDLLVELRNWGKHFRKEIVGK